A window of the Citrus sinensis cultivar Valencia sweet orange chromosome 9, DVS_A1.0, whole genome shotgun sequence genome harbors these coding sequences:
- the LOC102618495 gene encoding transcription factor bHLH62, with amino-acid sequence MEKEDLLMNEGVNSTPPTWSSCNFSSEKVITNCCLNPNWDYSMDQSDPFEAALSSIVSSPAASNAPTTCSVIIPAGGGGDNVMIRELIGRLGSICNSGEVLPQSYIQAQNNNNSNTCCYSTPLNSPPLPKLNLSMIRGSKSSNNLPIPAADPGFAERAARLSCFAGSQMNMNSSVSASDSKKLRVSRSSTPESNNNADSKEGSSLSEQITSQTVTDSNPRKRKSIQRPKAKETPPTNDPKVVAENPEDSNSMRSKQDENKSDSSKTKDNSKPVEPPKDYIHVRARRGQATDSHSLAERVRREKISERMKFLQDLVPGCNKVTGKAVMLDEIINYVQSLQRQVEFLSMKLATVNPRMDLNMEALLSKDLFQSCGYVQHSLYPGDCSVQTFPSRYQPQQGSHLTSSGINNNAENQFSINALNSSLHRNHNIQLPPINGHGEVGPRVPSLWDDDLQSLVQMGFNQNQPRSLNGSMATTQMKIEM; translated from the exons ATGGAGAAGGAAGATTTGCTTATGAATGAAGGTGTGAATTCAACACCACCGACCTGGAGCTCTTGCAATTTTAGCTCAGAAAAAGTTATAACTAACTGTTGTTTGAATCCCAATTGGGATTATTCAATGGATCAGAGCGATCCCTTTGAAGCAGCTTTGAGCTCAATTGTTTCTTCTCCTGCAGCATCCAATGCCCCTACCACTTGTAGTGTTATAATTCCtgctggtggtggtggagatAATGTTATGATCAGAGAATTGATTGGAAGACTTGGAAGTATTTGCAATTCTGGTGAAGTTTTGCCTCAATCTTACATACAAGCCCAGAACAATAACAACAGCAACACTTGTTGTTACAGCACTCCATTGAATTCACCACCATTACCCAAGCTTAATCTTTCAATGATCAGAGGAAGCAAGAGCAGCAACAATTTGCCAATTCCTGCTGCTGACCCTGGATTTGCTGAAAGGGCTGCAAGGCTTTCTTGCTTTGCAGGATCTCAAATGAATATGAATTCTTCTGTTTCTGCTTCTGATAGTAAGAAATTGAGGGTCTCAAGGTCTTCAACCCCAGAGAGTAATAATAATGCTGATTCCAAGGAGGGTTCTTCATTGTCAGAACAGATCACATCTCAAACTGTTACTGATTCCAACcccagaaaaagaaaatccattCAAAGACCAAAAGCTAAAGAAACCCCACCAACTAATGATCCCAAG GTTGTAGCAGAAAATCCTGAAGATTCTAATTCAATGAGAAGCAAACAAGATGAAAATAAGAGTGATAGCAGCAAGACCAAGGACAATTCAAAGCCGGTGGAGCCGCCAAAGGACTATATTCATGTCAGAGCAAGAAGGGGTCAAGCAACTGATAGCCATAGTCTTGCTGAAAGA GTCCGTAGAGAGAAGATCAGTGAAAGAATGAAGTTTCTTCAGGATCTTGTTCCCGGCTGTAATAAg GTCACAGGGAAAGCAGTTATGCTTGATGAAATCATTAACTATGTGCAGTCATTGCAGCGCCAGGTTGAG TTTCTCTCAATGAAGTTGGCTACTGTAAATCCACGGATGGATTTAAACATGGAAGCTCTTTTGTCAAAAGAT CTGTTTCAGTCATGTGGATATGTGCAACATAGCCTTTACCCAGGGGATTGCTCAGTGCAAACATTCCCTTCCAGATATCAGCCCCAGCAAGGGTCACATCTAACTAGTAGTGgcataaataataatgcagAGAACCAATTCTCAATCAATGCATTAAACTCTTCATTGCATCGAAATCACAACATTCAATTGCCCCCCATTAATGGACATGGTGAAGTTGGTCCTCGG GTTCCATCATTGTGGGATGACGACCTTCAAAGCCTAGTTCAAATGGGTTTTAACCAGAATCAGCCACGGAGCTTAAATG GCTCAATGGCTACaactcaaatgaaaattgagaTGTAA